The DNA segment CGTGACGATGCCGTGCCGGTCGGCGTCGGCGTCGTTGCCGGTGAGGATGTCGTAGCCCTCGCGGTTCGCGAGCACCGAGGCCATGGCGTTGGGGCTCGACGGGTCCATCCGGATCCTGCCGTCCCAGTCGAGGGTCATGAACGACCAGCGCGTGTCGACCTTCTCGTTGACGACCGTGAGGTCGATGCCGTACTCGTCGCGGATCGCACCCCAGTAGCCGACCGACGCCCCGCCGAGCGGGTCGGCGCCGATGCGGATGCCGCTCGCCCTGATCGCGTCGAAGTCGATGATGCTCGCCAGGTCGGCGACGTACCGGCCGCGGAAGTCGTAGGTCTCGACCGCGCTCGGCTCGGCCTGGTTCACCTCGCGCAGCCCGCCGGCGATGAGCTCGTTCGCGCGGTTCGCGATCCAGCTCGTCGCGTCGGAGTCGGCGGGGCCGCCGTGCGGCGGGTTGTACTTGAAGCCGCCGTCCTGCGGCGGATTGTGGCTCGGCGTGATGACGATGCCGTCGGCCTCGCCCTCGGCGCGTCGCTCGGGGTCGTTGTTCCAGCTGAGGATCGCATGGCTGAGCGCCGGCGTCGGCACGTAGTCGTCGTACTCGTCGGCGAGCACGCGCACGCCGTTCGCGACCAGCACGTCGAGCGCCGTCGTCTGCGCCGGGCCGCTCAGCGCGTGCGTGTCGGCGCCGATGAAGAGCGGGCCGGTGATGCCCCGGCCCGCGCGGTAGTCGACGATCGCCTGCGTGATCGCGAGGATGTGGTCTTCGTTGAAGGCGGTGTTCAGGCTCGAGCCGCGGTGGCCCGACGTGCCGAAGACGACGCGCTGCCCTGGGATCGAGGCGTCCGGGTGCAGGTCGTAGTAGGCCCGGATGAGGGCCTCCACGTCGATCAGGTCGGATTCGGTCGCCGGGGTTCCCGCTCGCTCGTGCATCCTCCAATCCTGCCGCGGCCGACGCTCCGGCGACAGCCCGGCCCGTCACACGGGCGGCGGCGCCCTCGCCCGTCGTTAGGCTGAACCGCATGACGGATGCCGCCCAGCACAGCCCCGACGAGACGTACTCGTACCTCGGGCCGGCCGGCACGTTCACCGAGGCGGCGCTCAAGCAGGTGCCCGAGGCGCAGGGCCGTCACTGGCGCAGCGTCAACAACGTCGGCGAGGCGCTCGCCGACGTCGTCGAAGGCCGTTCGACCGCCGCGATGATCGCCATCGAGAACTCGGTCGACGGCGGCGTGACGGCGACCCAGGACGCGCTCGCGACCGTTCCCGGCCTGCGCATCGTCGGCGAGTACCTGGTGCCCGTGGACTTCGTCCTCGTCGCGCGTCCCGGGACCCGCCTCGCGGACGTCCGGGTCGTCAACGCCCACCCCGTCGCGTACGCGCAGTCGCGCGGCTGGCTCGAGCAGCACCTGCCCGAGCACGGCCACATGCCCGCGACGAGCAACGTGCAGGCCGCGGCATCCCTGTTCGAGAACGGGCTGGCCGATGCCGCGGTCGCCCCGCCCGGCATCGTCGACCACCTCGACGTCGAGGTGCTCGCCGAGGGCATCGGCGACAACCCGAACGCCGCCACCCGGTTCGTGCTCGTCAGCCGCGCGCGCGGCGTCCCGCCCCGGACGGGTGCCGACAAGACGAGCGTCATCATCGAACTGCCCGACGAGGAGCCCGGCTCGCTGCTCGCGATGCTCGAGCAGTTCTCCACCCGGGGCGTGAACATGTCGCTGCTGCAGTCGCGCCCGATCGGCGACGCGATGGGACGCTACCGGTTCGTCATCGACCTCGACGGCCACGTCGAGGACGAACGCGTGTACGACGCGCTCCTCGGTGTCCGCCGCTTCAGCCCGAAGGTGATCTTCCTCGGCTCCTACCCGCGCGCCGATCGCCGCGAGGTCGAGTACCACTCCAAGTACGACGACGAGATCTTCATCGAGGCGCGCGACTGGCTGCGCGGCATCGTGAGTGGGGAGCCCGAGGGCGACTGACGGGGCGGAACCCCGCTCAACTCGTCACAACGACGGATGCCGCGAGGGCTCGCCCCGTCGACTCATCCGGCTGGGCGCCGACGCCGCCGGGTCCTCGCGTGGATGCGGTCCCGCATGCCACGCCGAAGGCGAGCGCCTCCCCGGTCGACGCTCCGCGCAGGCGTGCGGCGAGGAACCCGGCCGCGAGCGTGTCGCCTGCGCCGACCGTGTCGACGAGCCGGCCCTCGACCGTCGGCACTGCGGCGTGGAGCGTCTCGGTGCGAGTGCCGACGCGGCTCAGTGCCGAGGCGCCGTCCGCGCCGAGCTTCGCCACGACGACGCCGCCCGGCGGCATCCGGTCGAGGGCCCACTCGACGGCACCGCCCAGGTCGCCGGCCTGCGAGATCCCGCACAGTTCCTGCTCGTTGCCGAAGAGGATGTCGGTGTGGGGGAGCAGATCGGCGATGCCTCCGTCCCACTCCTGCGCCGGGTCGAAGTTCCCGTCGACCGACGTGGTCAGTCCCTTGGCTCGAGCGCGTCGGAAGAGTTCGGCGGCGCCCGTCTG comes from the Agromyces marinus genome and includes:
- the pheA gene encoding prephenate dehydratase; translation: MTDAAQHSPDETYSYLGPAGTFTEAALKQVPEAQGRHWRSVNNVGEALADVVEGRSTAAMIAIENSVDGGVTATQDALATVPGLRIVGEYLVPVDFVLVARPGTRLADVRVVNAHPVAYAQSRGWLEQHLPEHGHMPATSNVQAAASLFENGLADAAVAPPGIVDHLDVEVLAEGIGDNPNAATRFVLVSRARGVPPRTGADKTSVIIELPDEEPGSLLAMLEQFSTRGVNMSLLQSRPIGDAMGRYRFVIDLDGHVEDERVYDALLGVRRFSPKVIFLGSYPRADRREVEYHSKYDDEIFIEARDWLRGIVSGEPEGD
- a CDS encoding carbohydrate kinase family protein; this encodes MDHAAAERVNALLVVGELCVDLIVELDGELRFGQHEQIVPATTLTMGSSSAITACGAARLGIPTSLVSVRGDDPFGVFLADELDRRRVDTSLIRIDPTRPTGASTHLTRPDGDRAILTSMGSIGTVTTADVPDTALASSAHLHIGSYFLQHDLQTGAAELFRRARAKGLTTSVDGNFDPAQEWDGGIADLLPHTDILFGNEQELCGISQAGDLGGAVEWALDRMPPGGVVVAKLGADGASALSRVGTRTETLHAAVPTVEGRLVDTVGAGDTLAAGFLAARLRGASTGEALAFGVACGTASTRGPGGVGAQPDESTGRALAASVVVTS
- the pgm gene encoding phosphoglucomutase (alpha-D-glucose-1,6-bisphosphate-dependent); the protein is MHERAGTPATESDLIDVEALIRAYYDLHPDASIPGQRVVFGTSGHRGSSLNTAFNEDHILAITQAIVDYRAGRGITGPLFIGADTHALSGPAQTTALDVLVANGVRVLADEYDDYVPTPALSHAILSWNNDPERRAEGEADGIVITPSHNPPQDGGFKYNPPHGGPADSDATSWIANRANELIAGGLREVNQAEPSAVETYDFRGRYVADLASIIDFDAIRASGIRIGADPLGGASVGYWGAIRDEYGIDLTVVNEKVDTRWSFMTLDWDGRIRMDPSSPNAMASVLANREGYDILTGNDADADRHGIVTPDGGLMNPNHYLAVAIEYLCTHRPDWPVDAAIGKTLVSSSMIDRVAESLGRRLWEVPVGFKWFVPGLIDGSVAFGGEESAGASFLRKDGTVWTTDKDGILLCLLAAEIRAVTGKSPSELYAELVARFGAPAYERTDAAASAAQKAALGGLDGDAISATELAGEPITAKLSHAPGNGAAVGGVKVATEHAWFAARPSGTEDVYKIYAESFSGPEHLAEVQAEAKRIVDAALGSA